gccggccgtcacaagacgcgagatttcatctggagagagaggggagaaagaggtcggAGCACAGGGTAGGgtgtgtgagcagaaccagcggttcgtcgaccttcttttcaaaatggttgacgaagtcatctgcagagagggaggaggaggggggagggggattcaggagggaggagaaggtggcaaagagcttcctagggttagaggcagatgcttggaatttagagtggtagaaagtggctttagcagcagagacagaggaggaaaatgtagagaggagggagtgaaaggatgccaggtccgcagggaggcgagttttcctccatttccgttcggctgcccggagccctgttctgtgagctcgcaatgagtcatcgagccacggagcgggaggggaggaccgagccggcctggaggataggggacatagagagtcaaaggatgcagagagggaggagaggagggttgaggaggcagattcaggagataggttggagaaggtttgagcagagggaagagatgataggatggaagaggagagtagcgggggagagagagcgaaggttgggacggcgcgataccatccgagtaggggcagtgtgggaggtgttggatgagagcgagagggaaaaggatacaggtagagatattggtgtgcaaaagagcagaaaagtaaataaataaaaactgtggggatgaggtaggtgaaaatgggtgtgctatttaccaatagattatgtacaactgcagcgatcggttagctgctcagctagctgatgtttgaagttggtgagggagataaaagtctccaacttcagcgatttttgcaattacaAAATCTTAAACAAAAAATATGTTCCCTCTTTTTCTGTAAGGTTTTCTTCATTGATAACTGGCGTGTCCTGCATGGCCGGGAGTCCTTCACAGGCCTGCGGCAACTGTGTGGCTGCTACCTGACCAGAGACGACTTCCTGAACACTGCCCGCTCCTTGGGTCTGCACGTCTAAGTGAAGAGCCACCCTGAGTCTTCAACCTTTCCAGCCAACACCAAAGTCCTTTAGAAATAAAACACCATCCCCCAATCAGTCATACATGTTTAAGGAGATTGAAAAGTCTTGTAGAATCAAATTGTTCTTGTATGAGCATTTACGGAGTGAAATCAAGTATTTCCACTGCATGAATGCAGTTATATATTGTTAATGCGGAACTAAATTGTACTGTACTTTAGAAATATTCTCCACCCAGAAATATTTTACATGAGATATTGTTAGACTTGTTAAAGTCAAGAAAATGGACTGTGATCTGTTTGGGATTTAAGATTTGTTGACATGCATTATGCTCTTGTCACAACAATCATCTTTTGAACTGGAACTTAACATATTGAGGTGTTTTAACTACATTTTTGGCTTTGTTTTATAGGGATTAGTTTCTAGTATTTCTAAAGTACTTTTGCTAGTCATTTGTTTATGAATGTATTAGGAAATGTTGCCTTGTTTACTTAATGAAATAAATTGTTTTTTTCAGCACCTTTTTTCCTGATTTATAAAAAAAATTCGTCATGCCCAGACAAAACAAGGGAGTTGGTTATACATATCTCTGATGAAGCCATATCCAGCATTAAAAGGAAGGTACAGAGCCATGTTAACTTGGCAAAATGTTCTCGAACGTTGCAGACCCATGAATAGAGCCGATGTGATTCCTTAGTCttacatgtcagagaggcatgtttgATCTACATTGAATTAGGCTATCAGAAGTTGAACGCGCCCCAGATTAGTTATTTGGTCTGATTGTCATGCATAGACCGTGTATATATAAAGGTAGCATGTTAACAGAACATTTATCTTATGTTGTCTCTCGAGCGCATAGCATTACACATACTACCATATTTGTTGAAGCGACGCTCACTGTTCGACCTACTTTTTCTCGTTTGGTTGGATTTGGAATGAACTATCGCGAGGCTTGGTGAGGCGATTAGGGCCTTTTCTTTAAAAGTCATGCGTACTGAACACGTTCCGTGCCATCCGGGATCCCATTGAACACACACGTTGTCTGAAGTCAGTTGCACAGCAGACCGAAGATGGCGGACGTACAAAGTAAGTAACCCTTGCAGAGTCTAACAGTACAATCTTATTTCAACGTAGCCAGCTACAACTGCTGTGGAATTTTAGGTCTTTGTTGTATATGTTTATTTACTAGGAAATTGTGAAATACTACTAGCAGCACTGCACCCAACATTGAGGCATGATCAAACAGGCGGCCACGTTCCCATTAACTTTGCATGACCCATCGTAAACCATGTGGTTATCAGACTAGCTACACTTATAGCAGTATATTAATTGATGTATCTAGTTTAAGTTACATGCGCATACTCCCGGATCATGGTATTGCAATAGTGCTGAATTCTGATGGTAAGATGCCTAGCTAACTTTAACCACTAAGTCGTCATAGGTAACGTAGTTACTAAATACAGTAAGTAATAATACCGTTAGTACACATCTAGGTGGCAAGTAACTAATGACGAAGTTAGCTAACTATCAACAAAGTACACGATGTGGTGTAACAGTCGTGCTCAACGGCAGCCTCGGAACTTTATGCTAGCTAGCGTTACGCCATTTTGTTAATAATCACACGCAACTAAAGGTTTCATCCAGACGCTGAAAGCATGGTGGCCACGTGGTCTGAAACGGTACCGCGAATTCATTCATATTAATTAACAAATAAGTTAACTTGCTTACTTGCAATATCTGAGTTGTGTATATGTGTCGTTATACACGTTTCTGTAACTGCGGACACCGTACATAATTGGGTAAAATTTACCCGTGAAGGCACATTCACACAAAGTACCACGTGCCCGTCGTGTCTGCCACGTGGGAGCGCGTTGCCAAATCTAGGGTTGGTATGCTGGTGAGACGGTTATTAGCTATCTATCAATTAGCCGGGTAAACTCTACTCTCCGATTGGGTTTAGTTGTATTAGTCGTATTTACGGGATGTGCATGGGTATACATCCAACGAAGTGCATACATTATGTACAAGTTTCTTCTCGACAATGCACTTCTGTTGAAAACTTAGGGGAATAATCCAGTATGGAAACGTCAGGGAACAAAACATGTTTGTTGCTGGCAAGTAATATTATCCATTTGTTTTTTTTCCTTTCAAGTGAACTCTGCGaaaaagcagaagaagaagaaggaaaagaCAGTTGCTGTTGATGAAGTTGGGGTAAGTCCTTACAGTAATTGACTGATGCACCAGTTGCTACAAGCTTTGTTCACTGTTAGATTCAAATGGTATAAACGTCTGCGTACATTTTTCCTAAATTCCTAATTTTTGGGATACAGGATATTCAGGAGAGTGGAGATTTCCTCATCAAACCAGAGTCCAGAGTTGCTAGTTTGGACACGTCTCAATGGCCTTTGCTGCTAAAAGTGAGTTTGTCTACTCTTGTCCTGTCGTCTATCTGTAAAAGCAAGATGTTGTTTTTGAAATGATGAACTTGTTTATCCATTCGCTGAGTGCTGCTTGGCCCTGGCCTTGCAGCCCCCTGTGTCTGTTCTTGACTCAGGGGGTTCAGCGGCTTGACTCTATGCTTTTGCCCCAGTGTTCTACTGGGGTTAACGGTGTTGGGGGCAGGTGTGCTGGTGCAATGGTTAAGGGACCGGCCACAACTAAGACGAGCATAAACTCCTGATCACATCCCCTCCATGCAGTTACATTTGGTTATTTGTAAGGTAAATTCTTAATTCTATCATCTCCCCCCTTGACTACTTTCGTCATGCAGAATTTTGACAAACTCAACATCAGGACAGCTCACTACACACCCTTGCCAAACGGCTCCAACCCTCTGAAGAGGAACATTCAGGATTATGTCAGGTAACTTTTGGTCTTTTTTGGCTCAGTCTTGTAAAAACAGATATGGAGCCACATGATGAATGTAAATAGATTGCACTAGCACTATATGCAAAGATGACTCCTTATCTATCACCCTTGACTGATGGCTCCACTAGAGGTCGATTTTAATTACGGCCTATTTCAAGTTATAACGATCGGTAATCGTCTTTTTTGGATGCTGATTACATTGCGGCCCACGAGGAAACTGCAAGTGCATCGTCAAAgggaccttgtggctgcaaggagccacggtaagttgctagctagcattaaacttatcttgttaaaaaaacaatcaatcttaacataatcactagttaaatacacatgGTTGATAATATTACTAGGtcaactagcttgtcctgcgctGCATATAAaataacaggcaccgcattgattatcaTTGActggtgatgatttaacaaaagtgcgTTTGCGGAAAAACCACAATCGTTTCACGAATGTACCTAACTATAAACCCCGCGTCTTACTTAACATCAACACACAGAAGTGTATTTTTTTAACCTGTGtttttagttaaaataaattggtgttagcaggcaatattaactagggaaattgctTGCACTGagcgcaagagaagtgacagagtctggggtatatgcaacagtttcgGCCACCTGGCTTgttgtgaactgtgtgaagaccgtaattaatttgccagaattttacataacattgaaggttgtgcaacggaacagcaatatttagacttggaGTTGCCGGCTGTTCGTAAAAATACGGAACaattccgtatttcactgaaagaataaacattttgttttcgaaatgatagtttacggatttgaccatattaatgagcAAAGGTtcatatttctgtgtttattatattgtAATTAAgtttatgatttgatagagcggtctgactgagcggtggttggcagcagcaggctcgtaagcattcattcaaacagcactttactgcgttttgccagcagctcttagcaatgcttgaggcACAGCGCtgtttgacttcaagcctatcaattcCTGAGATtagactggcaatactatagtgcctataggaaattccaatagtcaaaggtatatgaaatacaagtggtatagagagaaatagtcgacgtgtcataataactacaacctaaaacttcttaactgggaatattgaaccaccggCTTTCATATGCTCATGTTCTGAGCGAGGatcttaaacgttagcttttttagaTGGTACATATTGCACTTATCAAACACGTTTTTTGCATTTTTTAAGCCAAAtcaaacatgtttcattatttatttgagactgagtagattttatttatgtattatattaagttgaaataagtgttcattcagtattgtaattgtcattattacaaatatatatacaaatcGGCCAATTATTCGATATCAGCTTTTCTTGGTCCTCCAATGATCGGCATTGGTGCTGAAAAATAATAATCGTCCGATCTCTAGGCTCTACAACTGATTCCCTTTTAAAATATTGAAGCGTTGTCTGATTTAATTTGGCTCCACTCTAAACCCCATCTCGATCCATGTGACTTTCAGGACTGGCTTCATCAACTTGGACAAGCCTGCCAATCCCTCCTCTCATGAGGTGGTGGCCTGGATCCGACGTATCCTGCGAGTGGAGAAGACTGGCCACAGTGGCACCCTGGACCCCAAGGTGACAGGCtgcctcattgtgtgtgtggacagagccACACGACTGGTCAAGTCCCAGCAGAGTGCAGGTGAGATCCTTTGTATGCCCAACCCCTTCCTGCTCTGAATGTTTACTTCCTGATGGTGATGTAAACAAACACATTAAGATTGGCCTCTACTTACTACTCTTCTGCCGTCTGTTTCAGGCAAAGAGTATGTGGGAATTGTTCGGCTGCACAATGCTATTGAGAATGAGCACACACTTGCTAGGGTGAGTTCTCTTGTTAATGCAGTTTTTAGTCTTAGCATGGTTCAGAGTTTGTAATTTAACTGTAAAAGTATGCCAATAAATTGGTGACTGTTTTTTTAATACGTTACTGCCTCTTGACATGGATGTGAGATGATGATCGTGTTTATCCATTCTCTGAGTGCTTGCTAGGGTCCTACTTTCTCTGTGGTGCTCATGCCTGTTTTAGCCACTCTTGCCACCTCAGTGTTCTACTGGGGCAGCTTGTGGTGGAGAAAGGGGTAGGACTGGAGGGCCCTGCAAAACAAAGACGAGTTGACACACCTGATCACACATTAGTAAAGAAATTGGTGTTATACCAGTGTTTTGGGACATTGTTGGTAATCCTGCGCTTTTTTTCTTTAGGGTATTGAAACCCTTACAGGGGCTTTGTTCCAGCGACCACCACTCATCGCAGCTGTTAAGCGGCAGTTGAGAGTTAGGACCGTTTATGAAAGCAAACTCATTGAGTATGACCCAGAGAGGAGATTAGGTGAGGAATCCAATTATTTATTTCCCTATGCGGAGGTTAAAAATCTTTGTCAGTACTGCTGTTTTAGAGATGCTAATCTAACCATATTGGTTGTTGCAGGTATTTTCTGGGTGAGCTGTGAGGCTGGGACCTACATCAGGACCCTGTGTGTCCACCTGGGGCTCCTCCTGGGTGTTGGTGGTCAGATGCAGGAGCTGAGGAGAGTTCGCTCTGGTGTTCTGGGAGAGAGGGTGAGTCTCGTACCTCTTTCATACTCCTTTGGCTGTGTTTTGTCTGGTTACATTGTACGGTCCAAAGTGTTGAGTTCGGTTCTGGGCCTCTCCCCAGTCCTGGTAATTATTCTTTGGCACAGAAATGGCATAGAGTGGCTCTGAATAGAAAGTGGACATGCCAGCCACTTGATTCCACTCTAGCCAACATGTTATGGGAATATTGATACTTAGGGCTATGTTCTGCTTAATGCGTCATGTATTTTGAACTCATTCGATGTTGGAATGTGTTCTCTGTAGGACAATTTGGTGACCATGCACGATGTGCTAGATGCTCAATGGCAGTATGACCACAACAAGGACGAGACGTACCTTCGCAGAGTCATCTACCCACTGGAAAAGCTTCTAATATCTCACAAGCGTCTGGTCATGAAAGACAGTGCAGTGAGTTTTTGTTTTCTGACTCTTAATTGACAGTCACTGTCATTTTCCAAGCGTGACCCTGTGTAGAGGACTGAACAAGTCTTTGAATGAGTTATGATTTTTCTCCCCAGGTGAATGCGATCTGCTATGGCGCAAAGATCATGCTGCCAGGTGTCCTGCGATATGAGGATGGCATTGAGATCAACCAGGATATTGTGGTTATAACGACCAAAGGAGAGGCCATTTGTATAGGTGAGCAATAGAATTATGCTGTTCTGCAATGCAGGTGATTTTTCAAAAGGCCACATGATGATCTTGTAGATGGCATTAGCACTATGTGCAAAGATGACCTATTATCTATCACCCTTGACTGATGGCTTTGAAAAACCACATTTCTCCATATGTATATTTATGTTCCCACCTCAAGTTTGTTTCCTTTCATTTTTCCAGCTACTGCCCTCATGACGACTGCAGTGATCTCCACATGTGACCATGGGGTCGTGGCCAAGATCAAGAGAGTCATCATGGAACGAGACACCTATCCCCGCAAGTGGGGATTAGGCCCAAAGGTAATGTCTCTTGTGCAAACTATTGGTAGTCTACTCATTTACATTTGTCTTTTTAGAagctgctcttatccagagtgacttacagtggTGAGTGCATACTGGTCCTCCGTGGGACTCAAACTCACGACCCTGGTGTGTGAGCCACATGGGAGTATAACAGTTTATGCTTTTAGTCCTGTATCAGGAAGATTCCAACTCTGATTTGTAATGAACAGGCCAGCCAGAAGAAGATGATGATCCAGAAGGGTCTGCTGGACAAACATGGCAAAGCCAATGGCAGCACTCCATCGAACTGGAAGGAGGGCTACGTAGATTACAGGTGTGAAACCAGTCTGGTAGGGGCCTTGATGGTGCAGTTTGGTATGCATGTTGTGATTCTAGTCAGCAGACAGTTATCCCTTTCTGGTCTGCCCTGTGGTCTCTGAGGGAGTCAGTCTGCAACATCAACTCTCATAGCTCAGCAGAGATCTGGTTATGCATTCTGCCTGGCTGGCAGCTGAGCTGTGTGAACATTCATAGCTACTAATTTCCACTCATGTGTGTTAACTTGCAATTCAAATGTTTGTCAACAGTTGTTTAGTAGTTTGAGCGTGTAGGTGCATTTTGTTAATCTGTCTTAAGGAATGAGTCTAATACAAAGAGTGACATGTTGCCTTCTCCTTTTCAGTGCGTCCAAATCCACGGCTGACGGAAATGGTGAAGCAAAGGTATGCTTATATGAGTTGATACTCTGGCATTGATTGGTTTGATATTGATCAGTATTGGGACACACTCCAAATAAGGTATAGTTTATTCCATGTATGAACTTATGCGCACATTGAGATGGACTAAACATTGTCTCCGTCTTTCAGAGGAAGCGCGAAGACAGTGACAGTGATGCAGCAGCACCCTCGGCTCCTTCCACTCCGtcgggagaagagaagaaagagaagaagaagaaaaagaaggaaAAGAAGCAGAAACTAGAAGCTGATACGGAGCCAGCagcagagacagacggagaggtgTGTTTCTGCTTCTGGTCTGAATGGACAGCAGTATGACCTTGTGGCTCTGGTCTCTCCCTGTGACATCTTGTGTTTTTCAGCAGTATTTTTCTAATATACATCCAGTTAATGGAGTGCCTTCCTTATGACTTTTGTTTGCACTGGAATGTTTATATATCCCATGCAGAAAGTTATCCCTTTCCAACCTACTTGTTTTCTTCAGAGAGTCAGTCTGCTACATTTTTGCGGGTGTTTTTCTAGCATGCACATTTGGTCATGTTGGTTCCTTACATCTTATACACCTATTTTGTTAGCAAAGTCACTACAGTTACACCCAACATCCTCAAACTGTAGAGGGCGTTTTCACTTAGGACACTTGAATTGCTTTAAACATTAGCCAAAGGAATAACAAATCTCTTCTTATGCACAGGTTGGTGAGAGtgccaagaagaagaagaagaagaaaaagaaggaaGCAGAAGCAGAGTGAAAAGCTTATGAAGCACATGGACAATGAAAAGGACCATAGAATGAGTGCCTGGTGATATTTACCTAACAGATGCAATGGGCGCTGAAGAGGCAGCAGGCATAGCAAGAACCCAGAGTTTTAAACCTTTTATGTTAATCAAGTCTGTCCAGAATGGCCGCGCCTGGATAATCATAAAGGGCTTGGACTAGGTAAGGCTTGTGATCATGTGGTTAATGGTTGCCATCTCAACCGCCACGGTATGACCATATTTTTGTACTCATGGCAGTGACATttagtttttaaatgttttaagtaCTCCCTGTGTTGACAGCAGTATTTGTGTACCTCTACATGCGATCGGTTTTATTTTATATTGTACTGTAAATACAGAAACCAGCTGTGATCATAAATTGTCATTTGAAATGAATGTTATTTTTGTAACTGCCTTAGTGTCATTTTTCTACCTAGTTGCTGGGATCTGAGGCTATTTACTAGTCTAATAAAGGATGGCGTGAATAATTCATGTCATTTCTTATTCCCACCTACCTTTCGCACCAAATGAGTGTGAAACTTCAATCAGTAATATGGGGTGGTGGGGGTTTAATTGTTTGAGAATGCCTTACATCATGACAGGTATATATTTCTGAGTTGAGACCAGTACTGGAGGTTGTTAAAAAAATTCTTCACTTGACAATTGACTTGACAATTTCATGTAGAACATGTCTCCCTGTATTTTAGTACATTACCATGTATATTAATACAGCTACGCAAAATCTCATGACTATTAAACCAGAGTTAAGGATACTGATACACTTGTCAGGTAGTGGCATTGCCTTCACAGTAGTGGTCCACTTTAATTGTTAATAGACTAACAATCCTATCTGCAGTCGTTTGGTACCAATCACTTGGCACCTAAACAGCCTGATTCACTAAGGTTTTACAAACATCTAAATGATCCCCTTGGTTGGGTTCATTGTACTTTCTCTGAAATAAAATATCTATTGCTCTTTTATTTTGCTTCTGTGAAACTTAAGTTACAATTACATAGTGATTAGCTGCTATGCAAAGAATGGTGTATGAGTGACCAGGGTCTGTATTCACAAAGCCCCtcaagagtaggagtgctgatctttTATTTgatctttaactaggcaagtcagttaagagattcttattttcaatggcgttttaggaatagtgggttaactgccttgttcaggggcagaacaatatttttttaaccttgtcagctcggggatttgatcttgcaacctttcggttactagtctggCCATAATCTTCTCCCATTCTGATCTAAAAGGCAGCTTATCCTAGATCAGCACGCAGAGACACTTTGTGGATATTGGCCCAGGTTTGGTTAAATATATGATGGTTGTTCAGGGGTACACAGGTCAGTAGACCCATGAAACAGGCACCCATTGTGGGGTGGAGGTGGCTTGCTCTATCCCTTCCTCCACTCCTTTCACACTCTCATCAACATCATTGTTAACCAGCTGCACATCAAAGAAGTGGCTGTAGCTGGAGAGGATGGCATCTGACTCCTTCTGGATCAACTGCACCGCTTCTGACTACAAGGAAAGGTACAAGTTATCAGACTACAAAGTCAAACTCCTGAGGGGTTCAGCATCTCATTACAGACTGAAAATGTTGATGCCGTAGTGTGATTGGTTGGAGAGAGCCATATTGTAAATGGTCCTTAACTGAAATCACCTTCATTCCTGGATGTAAGAAATGAGCAGTAGCGTACCTGAGTAGCTGAGTTGGTGGGTGCAATGAAAACCACCAGAGGTGCAAAGTCTGCTGTCCGCAAGAGTTTCAATGTCTGCATAACAAGAAAAGCCAAACCATCTTGTTATTCatctgacacaggaaacaaataCCTTGCTCTGCTAACTAACCAATAAACAAGAAGCCAAACCATCTTGTTATTCATCTGACACCTGAAACAAATACCTTGCTCTGCTAACCTTGGGTTTGTGTAAATAGTTATTTCTATGCCTACCTGTGGTTCAACATCCAGCACAGCGATTTTTCCTTGCTCATGGATCTTCTGGATAGTCTCTATTTTGGTTCCAAACATGAACCCCTGGAAGCTGCCATACTCCAACAGCTCATTCTCAGTGATGCACTTGGTCATGGTGTCGTTGGAGATGAAGTAGTACTCCTGCCCGTTCTCCTCGTCCTTACGTGGGGGTCTGGTGGTGTCTGTTGTTTGGATCGAGCCACAGTTAATGGTGGGTTTTGGAAAACCAATTGCTCTCAAACCAGATAGAAGACCATTAGAAGTAAAGGCCTTACTTACGTGGTGATGGGTAGGCAAACTTCCCTGGGTATTTGGTCAGCAACAGGTTTTTGATATGGCTCCTTCCTACACCCGGTGCACCTGCACAGAGAGAGGTTCATCTAACCACTTTTAGTGTGACAATCTCAAATATTGGGTTTAAAATTAGGGTTAAGGCAGGCAGGTCTCGCTTATGATGATCATATATGGGGCTTACCAATAAGCACCAAGGTTTTTCTGCTGAAGGCAGGGAGCCGGACAACCTCTTCATAGGAAATCACGTCCAATTGGTCAAAGACTAACAAGGGAGAAAATCATATAAATTGGTGGTTTAGGGATCTAAAACAATGCCATGCAATGTCAAAAACATTCTACATCTAGTTAGTATAGGTAGTTCTCAAGTTTGTATTGGGTATAAACAAATGGCAAGTCTTACTAGAGCTGTGCTTGGCCAGATACTTGTCTTTGCACTTTTTCTTCTTTCCAAAGGGGCTGCAGGATTGGGTGCCCTCTGTGGCCTTGCTTTTACTTGCCATCCGcctggagcagagaggagagactgggggttaCTCACACACGGAATATTTTAGAGCGGGTCTCAACGTAATGTTGAGAGTTAGAgtaatagaatacacaaggtgcattTTCTAATTCtagttgtgcatcagcagtttttctcttgttatgtcagtcactgactcaCTCAACAAACTAAATGAGGATTCTAGGGATTTCAGTGCTTAAACATATTAATACAACagcagctaagatggggagaagtctgtccataataaagcgtcactctgccttcttaacaacactatcaacaaggcaggtcctacaggccctagtttcgtCGCACCTGAACTACTGTTTAGTCATGTGGTCACGTGCCACAAAGAGgcacttaggaaaattgcaattggctcagaacagggcagcacggctggccctaggatatacacagagagctaacatgaataatatgcatgtcaatttcAGTGCTTAAAGCAACGTTCGGGCAATAGCTTTTTTACAGGTAATCAGAGTGGGTGGACTCTCCTACTTGGTGTACCATTACCATTCTTGAAGTTCTGGGGAGGGGATGAGTCCAGCGAAATCGGCGGTAGAGCTGTCCACCCTGCCTTGCCACCAATGCGGGTCCTGCTTGTTAATGATATGAATGATGTCACCCGTTTTGAACTTCAGCCCTGCCTCTTTGCATGGGATGAGGTCATCTTTGGCAGGGTCGTAGTCAACCTGAGCCCTCATGTACATCTGTGGAGGAAGTAACACAGAACTGCTGCACACATAGAGATGGCTGAAATGACACGATGCCTTGTCTGGAAACTGGGAAATCATGTTCGCCATCTGTGCATTGTGGTTGATATAGTTGTTGCAATGAAGTGTAGCACTGCAGTTTCCAGCATATGGTGCAAAATTGTATATTATTCTGAATTAACTCAGGAGATAGTACTGTGGCTCAGATTAAATGTACCTGTCTAAACAGCATCCTAGATGTTAGTGAGTAATATTTATTGATCCTTCCTGTGGTATGCTCTATGATGCAACCCACAGAGGACCTAGCAGCATCCACAGGAGGGATTTGGTCTGTAaaagtttattgttttgtatatatttacAATATAGTTTAGGACATGCTACTAATATATCAATTG
The Oncorhynchus gorbuscha isolate QuinsamMale2020 ecotype Even-year linkage group LG20, OgorEven_v1.0, whole genome shotgun sequence DNA segment above includes these coding regions:
- the LOC124006647 gene encoding H/ACA ribonucleoprotein complex subunit DKC1-like; protein product: MADVQMNSAKKQKKKKEKTVAVDEVGDIQESGDFLIKPESRVASLDTSQWPLLLKNFDKLNIRTAHYTPLPNGSNPLKRNIQDYVRTGFINLDKPANPSSHEVVAWIRRILRVEKTGHSGTLDPKVTGCLIVCVDRATRLVKSQQSAGKEYVGIVRLHNAIENEHTLARGIETLTGALFQRPPLIAAVKRQLRVRTVYESKLIEYDPERRLGIFWVSCEAGTYIRTLCVHLGLLLGVGGQMQELRRVRSGVLGERDNLVTMHDVLDAQWQYDHNKDETYLRRVIYPLEKLLISHKRLVMKDSAVNAICYGAKIMLPGVLRYEDGIEINQDIVVITTKGEAICIATALMTTAVISTCDHGVVAKIKRVIMERDTYPRKWGLGPKASQKKMMIQKGLLDKHGKANGSTPSNWKEGYVDYSASKSTADGNGEAKRKREDSDSDAAAPSAPSTPSGEEKKEKKKKKKEKKQKLEADTEPAAETDGEVGESAKKKKKKKKKEAEAE
- the LOC124006648 gene encoding 55 kDa erythrocyte membrane protein-like; the encoded protein is MTLKSNKNEPAVILERVNSARTALSDLYLEQLLQNKPKPEKGLMPAYETTGAEVYTNGSAGHMNGTEPTRMREVAFEKNPSEPMGVTLKLNGKQKCTVARILHGGMIHRQGYLNEGDEIAEINGKSVANQSVDQLQKILKDTNGVVTMKIIPNQPRCSPVCEMYMRAQVDYDPAKDDLIPCKEAGLKFKTGDIIHIINKQDPHWWQGRVDSSTADFAGLIPSPELQEWRMASKSKATEGTQSCSPFGKKKKCKDKYLAKHSSIFDQLDVISYEEVVRLPAFSRKTLVLIGAPGVGRSHIKNLLLTKYPGKFAYPSPHTTRPPRKDEENGQEYYFISNDTMTKCITENELLEYGSFQGFMFGTKIETIQKIHEQGKIAVLDVEPQTLKLLRTADFAPLVVFIAPTNSATQSEAVQLIQKESDAILSSYSHFFDVQLVNNDVDESVKGVEEGIEQATSTPQWVPVSWVY